A region from the Salidesulfovibrio onnuriiensis genome encodes:
- a CDS encoding flagellin yields MSLVINHNLMAMNASRNLSSSYSSLGVSTRRLSSGLRVGTAADDAAGLAVRELMRADISSLQQGIRNANDGISLIQTADGALSVIDEKLIRMKELATQAATGTYNSDQRLIIDSEYQAMASEVTRIANSTDFNGIYLLNGALSGENSDHNGAGLLSTGPLKVHFGTGNDCAEDYYYIAIGTSTASALGLGHDAAAKTGSGSTANAGKTISTQELAQASLAAVQSAIVSKDKIRANLGALQNRLENTVSVLEIQAENVQAAESQISDVDVATEMTEFVRQQILSQSAVSMLAQANSLPRMAMSLIG; encoded by the coding sequence ATGTCCCTCGTTATTAACCACAACTTGATGGCGATGAACGCCTCTCGTAACCTGTCGTCCTCTTACAGCTCGCTTGGTGTGTCCACCAGGCGCCTGTCCTCCGGCCTTCGTGTCGGTACGGCTGCGGACGACGCCGCAGGCCTGGCGGTTCGCGAACTCATGCGCGCAGACATTTCGTCTCTGCAGCAGGGTATCCGTAACGCCAACGATGGTATTTCCCTGATCCAGACCGCGGACGGCGCGCTTTCCGTCATCGACGAAAAGCTCATCCGCATGAAGGAACTGGCAACCCAGGCAGCAACCGGTACCTACAACTCGGACCAGCGCCTGATCATCGACTCCGAATACCAGGCCATGGCTTCGGAAGTCACCCGAATCGCCAACTCCACTGACTTCAACGGCATCTACCTGTTGAACGGTGCGCTGTCCGGCGAAAACTCCGACCACAACGGTGCAGGCCTGCTGTCCACCGGTCCGCTGAAGGTCCACTTCGGTACCGGCAACGACTGCGCGGAAGACTACTACTACATCGCCATCGGCACCTCCACCGCCTCCGCCCTTGGTCTCGGCCACGACGCCGCAGCCAAGACCGGTTCCGGTTCCACCGCCAATGCCGGTAAGACCATCTCCACGCAGGAACTGGCCCAGGCATCCCTGGCTGCAGTCCAGAGCGCAATCGTCTCCAAGGACAAGATCCGCGCTAACCTGGGTGCCCTGCAGAACAGGCTGGAAAACACCGTGAGCGTCCTCGAGATCCAGGCTGAAAACGTTCAGGCCGCTGAATCCCAGATCTCCGACGTTGACGTGGCAACCGAAATGACCGAATTCGTGCGTCAGCAGATCCTGTCGCAGTCCGCAGTCAGCATGCTGGCACAGGCCAACTCCCTGCCGAGGATGGCCATGTCCCTCATCGGCTAA
- a CDS encoding zinc dependent phospholipase C family protein: protein MPKELTHFLMAEKTAEDLALSRLGGAGRAQRHALLFGSVFPDILYYSARRLPDGIPGLPERMHGKQGGLDFLRMQADLLREQPENQTRAALLLGMICHVSLDETLHPLVGYFTESSPAPTTQQRSLITQRHRALESLIDMVLCPERIGSKKFSLKTIGGQDARRFLADLPLADMAREAATTVDTLTRAFASSWTSYRRLQRLCVSQLLARCAYGIGHLLPDAAREIIALLYAPQLRGQAGILGGTVQFRHPETGESVAAPLAKLMDKAVVRAAQLAGETEEYLKGGSFPAALPNPCAGLCGELRFFADPPVPRLFREDTL from the coding sequence ATGCCCAAGGAACTGACGCACTTTCTCATGGCGGAAAAAACCGCTGAAGACCTTGCCCTGTCCCGGCTGGGTGGGGCCGGCCGCGCCCAAAGACACGCCCTGCTTTTCGGCTCCGTCTTTCCGGACATTCTCTACTACTCCGCGCGCAGGCTCCCGGATGGCATCCCCGGCCTGCCGGAAAGAATGCACGGCAAGCAGGGGGGACTGGACTTCCTGCGCATGCAGGCCGACCTCCTGCGCGAACAACCGGAAAACCAAACCAGGGCCGCCCTGCTCCTGGGCATGATCTGCCACGTAAGCCTGGACGAAACCCTGCACCCCCTGGTGGGATATTTCACCGAATCCAGCCCGGCCCCCACTACGCAACAGCGCAGCCTCATCACCCAGCGTCACCGCGCCCTGGAATCGCTCATAGACATGGTGCTCTGCCCGGAACGCATCGGCTCGAAAAAATTCTCCCTGAAAACCATCGGCGGGCAGGACGCCCGGCGCTTTCTCGCGGACCTCCCCCTGGCGGACATGGCCCGTGAAGCCGCAACAACCGTCGACACCCTGACCAGGGCGTTTGCCTCCTCCTGGACAAGCTACCGCCGTCTGCAGCGCCTCTGCGTTTCGCAGCTCCTGGCCCGCTGCGCATACGGCATAGGGCACCTGCTCCCCGATGCCGCGCGGGAGATCATCGCCCTGCTCTATGCCCCGCAGCTCAGGGGCCAGGCAGGCATCCTCGGCGGAACCGTCCAATTTCGCCACCCGGAAACAGGTGAAAGCGTTGCCGCCCCCCTTGCCAAGCTCATGGACAAGGCAGTGGTCAGGGCCGCGCAACTGGCCGGGGAAACGGAGGAATACCTGAAGGGTGGTTCATTCCCGGCAGCTCTTCCCAATCCCTGCGCCGGGCTCTGCGGGGAACTTCGATTCTTTGCAGATCCTCCCGTTCCCCGCCTTTTCCGCGAAGACACCTTATAA
- the dxr gene encoding 1-deoxy-D-xylulose-5-phosphate reductoisomerase, producing the protein MKSYISPWPGAATLPRFPRSLVILGATGSIGTSALKVVERHPALFRVTALAGGRNAAKLAEQAARFRPPFLAVLDQPTATTLRDALPRDYSPEILVGPEAYITLAELPEADLILSTIVGAAGFLPTLAAARAGKMLALANKESLVLGGHLIREACHRSGAVVLPVDSEHNALFQGLLGHNGEADLSRIILTASGGPFRGKDREFLRNVTRRQALAHPNWDMGAKISVDSSTLMNKGLEVIEACHLYGLPVSQVDVVVHPQSIVHSLVEYVDGSQLAHMGVPDMQIPIAHCLCFPKRVPLGMPRLDLAQVGSLTFEAPDLEAFPCLRLAMRAYDSGPAATIVLNAANEVAVDLFLKERIAYLDIPAMIEKALDSMGASETDTAEAILELDRETRKKCLATA; encoded by the coding sequence TTGAAATCCTATATTTCCCCCTGGCCCGGCGCAGCCACCCTGCCCCGGTTCCCGCGCTCCCTGGTCATCCTCGGGGCGACCGGATCCATCGGCACCAGCGCGCTCAAGGTGGTGGAGAGGCATCCGGCCCTCTTCCGGGTCACGGCCCTGGCCGGGGGCCGCAACGCCGCCAAACTGGCGGAACAGGCCGCCCGCTTCCGTCCGCCCTTCCTGGCCGTGCTGGACCAGCCGACCGCAACCACCCTCAGGGACGCCCTGCCCAGGGACTATTCCCCGGAGATACTGGTGGGGCCCGAGGCATACATCACCCTGGCCGAACTGCCCGAAGCCGACCTGATACTCTCCACCATCGTGGGAGCCGCCGGTTTCCTGCCCACCCTGGCTGCGGCCCGCGCGGGCAAGATGCTCGCCCTGGCCAACAAGGAATCCCTGGTGCTGGGCGGCCACCTCATCCGCGAGGCCTGCCACCGGTCCGGCGCCGTGGTGCTGCCCGTGGACTCCGAGCACAACGCCCTGTTCCAGGGGCTGCTGGGCCACAACGGCGAGGCCGATCTCTCGCGCATCATCCTGACCGCCTCGGGCGGCCCGTTCCGTGGCAAAGACAGGGAATTCCTGAGAAACGTGACCCGCAGGCAGGCCCTGGCCCATCCCAACTGGGACATGGGCGCAAAAATTTCCGTGGATTCCTCCACTCTCATGAACAAGGGGCTGGAGGTCATCGAGGCCTGCCACCTCTACGGCCTGCCCGTTTCCCAGGTGGACGTGGTGGTCCATCCCCAGAGCATCGTCCATTCCCTGGTGGAATACGTGGACGGATCACAGCTGGCCCACATGGGCGTGCCCGACATGCAGATCCCCATTGCGCACTGCCTGTGCTTTCCCAAGCGGGTTCCCCTGGGCATGCCCCGCCTGGACCTGGCCCAGGTGGGCAGCCTGACCTTCGAGGCGCCGGACCTGGAGGCCTTCCCCTGCCTGCGTCTGGCCATGCGGGCCTACGATTCGGGCCCGGCGGCCACCATCGTGCTCAATGCCGCCAACGAGGTGGCCGTGGACCTGTTCCTCAAAGAGCGCATCGCCTACCTTGACATTCCGGCCATGATCGAAAAAGCTCTGGATTCCATGGGCGCGTCCGAAACGGACACGGCCGAGGCCATCCTGGAGCTGGACCGCGAAACCAGGAAGAAATGTCTGGCCACGGCCTAG
- the rseP gene encoding RIP metalloprotease RseP, which translates to MITFIAAIVILGGLIFCHELGHFLAARMLGMGVKAFSLGFGPRLVGITSGNTDYRISAFPLGGYVQLAGESGDPEEDKRFPEHELFSSRPPWQRMLVVAAGPFFNFVLAFVCYWALFLASGQVVLAPTVGQVIPGSPAMEAGFQPGDKIEDINGLPVHFWDDMVDEIRKEDPRPLNIIVLRGEQRLTMTLTPRLEVHKTIFGEEIRLPTIGLVPSGERLTVPVEGIGLTAALQQTWYTTKMTIMGFVKLIERIIPLETLGGPIFLVQAIHESAQVGLISLISLTAVISINLGIINLLPIPVLDGGHLLFFFLEMVRGRPVNERWHALATRIGLMFLLVIMALAIFNDIRR; encoded by the coding sequence TTGATTACATTCATCGCCGCCATCGTCATCCTCGGCGGACTCATTTTCTGCCACGAACTGGGCCATTTCCTGGCGGCCCGCATGCTCGGCATGGGCGTGAAGGCCTTTTCCCTGGGATTCGGCCCGCGTCTGGTGGGCATCACCTCCGGCAACACCGACTACCGCATCTCGGCCTTCCCGCTGGGCGGCTACGTGCAGCTTGCCGGTGAATCCGGCGATCCCGAGGAAGACAAGCGTTTCCCGGAACACGAACTCTTTTCCAGCCGCCCGCCCTGGCAGCGTATGCTGGTGGTCGCGGCCGGTCCGTTCTTCAACTTCGTGCTGGCCTTCGTGTGCTACTGGGCCCTGTTCCTGGCCAGCGGCCAGGTGGTGCTGGCCCCCACCGTGGGCCAGGTCATCCCGGGATCCCCGGCCATGGAGGCGGGATTTCAGCCCGGCGACAAGATCGAAGACATCAACGGCCTTCCGGTGCATTTCTGGGACGACATGGTGGACGAAATCCGCAAGGAGGACCCCCGCCCCCTGAACATCATCGTGCTCCGGGGCGAGCAGCGGCTGACCATGACCCTGACCCCGCGCCTGGAGGTGCACAAGACCATCTTCGGCGAGGAGATCAGGCTGCCCACCATCGGACTGGTCCCCTCGGGCGAGCGGCTCACCGTGCCCGTGGAGGGCATCGGCCTGACCGCTGCCCTGCAGCAGACCTGGTACACCACCAAGATGACCATCATGGGCTTCGTGAAGCTCATCGAGCGCATCATTCCCCTGGAAACCCTGGGCGGCCCCATCTTCCTGGTGCAGGCCATCCATGAGAGCGCGCAGGTGGGCCTCATCAGCCTCATCAGCCTCACGGCGGTCATCAGCATCAACCTGGGCATCATCAACCTGCTGCCCATCCCGGTGCTGGACGGCGGCCACCTGCTGTTCTTCTTCCTGGAAATGGTCCGAGGACGGCCGGTGAACGAGCGCTGGCACGCCCTGGCCACCCGCATCGGCCTCATGTTCCTGCTCGTAATCATGGCACTGGCGATATTCAATGACATCCGCAGATAA
- a CDS encoding AsmA family protein, with protein MKKYIFIGLGVLLVALIGLIVAAVLNLGTIIKVAVEEVGPRLTQSEIKLGSADISFLSGSGGLDDLYVGNPKGFTAPSAIEVGSIKMSVDKDSLTKDTIIIKKIEILSPEITYEKKGSTDNFKTLIANVNKAVASEKKEEKKESAAKDEGGSEKNVIIENLIIKNGKVNLAGGMLKTFGDKGMNIALPDIHLKDIGKKKKTTFAEAFALVLNEMTKGIGSSVGDVAKTLTEGATKALESGKDALQGATEGLQKGDTKGLEDAAKGIKSIFGD; from the coding sequence ATGAAAAAATACATCTTCATCGGCTTGGGGGTGCTGCTCGTGGCGCTCATCGGCCTGATCGTCGCGGCCGTGCTCAACCTGGGAACCATCATCAAGGTCGCCGTGGAGGAAGTGGGTCCGAGACTGACCCAGTCCGAAATCAAACTCGGTTCCGCAGACATTTCCTTCCTGTCCGGCTCCGGCGGTCTGGACGACCTGTACGTCGGCAACCCCAAGGGATTCACCGCGCCCAGCGCCATCGAGGTGGGCAGCATCAAGATGAGCGTGGACAAGGATTCCCTGACCAAGGACACCATCATCATCAAGAAGATCGAGATCCTGTCTCCTGAAATCACGTACGAGAAAAAGGGAAGCACCGACAACTTCAAGACCCTGATCGCCAACGTGAACAAGGCCGTTGCCAGTGAAAAGAAGGAAGAGAAAAAGGAAAGCGCCGCCAAGGATGAAGGCGGCAGCGAGAAGAACGTGATCATCGAAAACCTGATCATCAAGAACGGCAAGGTCAACCTGGCCGGGGGAATGCTCAAGACCTTCGGTGACAAGGGCATGAACATCGCCCTGCCCGACATCCATCTCAAGGACATCGGCAAGAAGAAAAAGACCACCTTTGCCGAGGCCTTTGCCCTGGTGCTGAATGAAATGACCAAGGGCATCGGATCATCGGTGGGCGACGTTGCCAAGACCCTGACCGAGGGCGCGACCAAGGCCCTGGAATCCGGCAAGGACGCCCTGCAGGGCGCCACCGAAGGCCTTCAGAAAGGCGACACCAAGGGACTTGAGGATGCCGCCAAGGGAATCAAGAGCATCTTCGGCGACTAA
- the dnaA gene encoding chromosomal replication initiator protein DnaA encodes MMTTAWNQILNSLEKSLNPGLYTVWIKPLSGEVDGNRVRLKAPNEFVANWVRDRLLRAVREAARQVLDREPEIEITVKASTTTKVARTAKKVAPKQPVARQAGLPIMQMPKTSAVNWRFSFDDFVVGPGNELACAASKSMCSNGMHSDHLFLSSSPGLGKTHLLHSIGRELCLHSNRNRVNVACLSAEQFANRLVMAIRANTISQFKTQFREHVDVLLLEDIHFFQGKEKMQNELLGTLNALRERGCKVVLTSPFLPRELKGIDRQLVSRFCSGFLANIDRPDLETRRLIVQQKARKMQVDVPVEVSELLAERITSDIRQLESCLNNLVLKARLLNRAVSMELAWEVLENYALTNATPDYRHIIEFVCKSYDLSEDQLRSKSRKRQIVLARNTAFYLARRHTELSLKDIGEKLGRKHSTVLKGITNVEREISRQTPLGRQIEQTVERLS; translated from the coding sequence ATGATGACGACTGCCTGGAATCAAATACTCAACTCTCTCGAAAAGAGTCTGAACCCCGGTTTGTATACCGTTTGGATCAAGCCCCTGTCGGGCGAGGTCGACGGCAACAGGGTCCGGCTGAAGGCTCCCAATGAATTCGTGGCCAACTGGGTCAGGGACCGACTCCTCAGGGCAGTCCGTGAAGCAGCGCGTCAGGTTCTCGACCGTGAACCCGAAATCGAAATCACGGTCAAGGCCTCCACTACAACCAAGGTCGCCCGGACCGCCAAGAAGGTTGCTCCCAAGCAGCCCGTGGCGCGCCAGGCCGGGTTGCCTATCATGCAGATGCCCAAGACATCTGCCGTGAACTGGCGCTTTTCCTTCGACGACTTCGTGGTGGGTCCGGGCAATGAACTTGCCTGCGCCGCCAGCAAGAGCATGTGCTCCAACGGCATGCATTCGGACCACCTGTTTCTGAGTTCCTCCCCGGGGCTGGGCAAGACCCACCTGCTGCATTCCATCGGCAGGGAGCTTTGCCTGCACTCCAACCGCAACCGGGTCAACGTGGCCTGTCTTTCGGCGGAGCAGTTCGCCAACCGGCTGGTCATGGCCATCCGCGCCAACACCATTTCCCAGTTCAAGACGCAGTTCCGCGAGCACGTGGACGTGCTGCTTCTGGAAGATATCCACTTTTTCCAGGGCAAGGAAAAGATGCAGAATGAATTGCTGGGAACGCTCAATGCGCTGCGCGAGCGCGGTTGCAAGGTGGTGCTCACCAGCCCGTTCCTGCCGCGCGAGCTCAAGGGTATCGACCGCCAGCTCGTTTCGCGGTTCTGCTCCGGCTTCCTGGCCAATATCGACCGCCCGGACCTGGAGACCCGCCGCCTCATCGTGCAGCAGAAGGCCCGCAAGATGCAGGTCGACGTGCCTGTGGAGGTCTCCGAGCTTCTGGCCGAGCGCATCACCAGCGATATCCGCCAGCTCGAGAGCTGCCTGAACAACCTGGTGCTCAAGGCCCGGCTGCTGAACCGCGCGGTGAGCATGGAACTGGCTTGGGAAGTGCTGGAAAACTACGCGTTGACCAATGCCACCCCGGACTACCGCCATATCATCGAATTCGTGTGCAAGAGTTACGACCTGTCCGAGGATCAGCTGCGGTCCAAGAGCCGCAAGCGCCAGATCGTTCTGGCCCGCAACACGGCCTTTTACCTGGCCCGCAGGCACACGGAGCTGTCCCTCAAGGACATCGGCGAGAAACTGGGGCGCAAACACTCCACCGTGCTCAAGGGCATCACCAATGTGGAACGTGAAATCTCCCGCCAGACCCCGCTGGGCCGCCAGATCGAACAGACCGTGGAGCGGCTCTCCTAG
- the thyX gene encoding FAD-dependent thymidylate synthase — MPQKDLRVELLSSTPNALSLIYAAFRQCYHAGFAADMWPKLLDGEIDRQTQADFVGKVLESGHDSPIEHVSFTFAVEGISRACSHQIVRHRIASYSQQSQRYVTDTMDYIMPPAIAKIPEARERFERFMDEVGSAYGDLKDILVAHGRKTKANEDARFVLPQAAETKVVMTMNCRSLHHFFNLRCCMRAQWEVRRMADLMLDLCKQELPAIFRTGGARCEQLGYCPESPKFACGKYPTRE, encoded by the coding sequence ATGCCCCAGAAAGACCTGCGGGTCGAATTGCTGAGTTCCACCCCCAATGCCCTGTCCCTCATCTATGCGGCGTTCCGCCAGTGCTACCATGCGGGCTTTGCCGCGGACATGTGGCCCAAGCTGCTGGACGGGGAGATCGACAGGCAGACCCAGGCCGATTTCGTGGGCAAGGTGCTGGAGTCCGGGCATGACAGTCCCATCGAGCACGTCTCCTTCACCTTTGCCGTGGAAGGAATTTCCCGCGCCTGTTCGCACCAGATCGTGCGGCACCGTATTGCCTCCTATTCCCAGCAGAGCCAGCGCTATGTTACCGACACCATGGATTATATCATGCCTCCGGCCATCGCCAAGATTCCCGAGGCCCGTGAGCGTTTCGAGCGTTTCATGGACGAGGTGGGCAGCGCCTACGGCGACCTCAAGGATATCCTGGTGGCCCATGGCAGGAAGACCAAGGCCAATGAAGACGCCCGTTTTGTGCTGCCCCAGGCCGCCGAGACCAAGGTCGTCATGACCATGAACTGTCGCAGTCTTCACCATTTCTTCAACCTGCGCTGCTGCATGCGCGCCCAATGGGAAGTGCGCAGGATGGCCGACCTGATGCTGGACCTCTGCAAGCAGGAGCTTCCGGCCATATTCCGGACGGGCGGCGCACGCTGCGAGCAGCTCGGATATTGTCCGGAATCGCCGAAATTCGCCTGCGGCAAGTACCCGACTCGGGAGTAA
- a CDS encoding CgeB family protein: MDTSPQPQYIAAPVLDGGALADIRITVAGKVWHMWGKNGADRERSLAEAVPEGTLPLLLGAGLGHCLRELASRGPVAVVDREPFLRELAGIDAIPANVTLISTPDTQIALKEVRAWRAANGNLPLHLVRIPLYQRLSPDHYGLTAKTLESENRSDFWARANYPKFRQTKPRILFLRADYFLSNEIETALGKLEIPFQALPVGTGGAAGNDYVESLLESILQFKPDFALTVNHFGLDREGKITGLLERMGLPLASWFVDNPHLILYRYQGLDAANVALFSFDAFKLDILRDRGFRHVHYLPLATDPDRFRPGMPGKPEWRAEVSFVGNSMTTAVNETLKAARPSPLLRDQYTSIASDYGASAETSVTRFIQANHPELAEEIAAATSIERQLALESLITWESTRQYRLKCVRQTLGHTPLIAGDNAWKRLLPGDGSWRYHPTLNYYGELPAFYPSSTISFNCTSLQMKGAVNQRVFDVPACGGFLLTDHREQMESLFSPGSEIAIYNDTDEIPHQLERYLQDRDKRRAMVERARKRILARHTYQHRIQELCRIMRETFS, from the coding sequence ATGGATACCTCCCCCCAGCCCCAATACATTGCGGCCCCCGTGCTTGACGGCGGCGCGCTTGCGGACATCCGCATCACGGTGGCCGGCAAGGTGTGGCACATGTGGGGAAAGAACGGCGCGGACAGGGAACGCTCGCTCGCGGAAGCAGTCCCTGAAGGTACCCTACCGCTCCTTCTGGGGGCGGGTCTCGGGCACTGCCTCCGCGAACTGGCTTCCCGGGGCCCGGTGGCCGTGGTGGACAGGGAACCATTCCTGCGCGAACTCGCCGGGATCGACGCAATCCCTGCAAACGTCACCCTCATCAGCACGCCGGATACGCAGATCGCGCTCAAGGAGGTGCGGGCATGGCGGGCCGCCAACGGCAACCTGCCGCTTCACCTGGTGCGCATCCCCCTGTACCAGCGCCTGTCCCCCGACCATTACGGGCTCACGGCCAAAACACTGGAAAGCGAAAACCGATCGGATTTCTGGGCCAGGGCCAACTATCCCAAATTCAGACAGACCAAGCCGCGCATTCTCTTTTTGCGCGCCGACTATTTCCTGAGCAACGAGATCGAAACGGCGTTGGGCAAGCTGGAAATCCCTTTCCAGGCACTGCCGGTGGGAACCGGAGGAGCGGCAGGCAATGACTATGTCGAATCCCTGCTGGAAAGCATCCTCCAGTTCAAGCCGGACTTCGCCCTCACCGTGAACCATTTCGGCCTGGACCGGGAGGGCAAGATAACGGGCCTTCTGGAAAGGATGGGACTGCCCCTGGCCTCCTGGTTCGTGGACAACCCCCACCTGATCCTCTACCGCTACCAGGGCCTGGACGCCGCCAACGTGGCCCTGTTCTCCTTTGACGCCTTCAAGCTCGACATCCTGCGGGACCGGGGATTCAGGCACGTGCACTATCTGCCCCTGGCCACGGATCCGGACCGCTTCAGGCCGGGCATGCCCGGCAAGCCGGAATGGCGGGCCGAAGTCTCCTTTGTGGGCAATTCCATGACCACGGCGGTAAATGAAACCCTCAAGGCCGCGCGCCCCTCCCCCCTGCTGCGCGACCAGTACACGAGTATTGCGTCGGATTACGGGGCCTCCGCCGAGACCTCGGTAACCCGGTTCATACAGGCCAACCACCCGGAACTCGCGGAAGAGATTGCCGCAGCAACCAGCATTGAGCGGCAGCTGGCCCTGGAAAGCCTCATCACCTGGGAGTCCACCCGGCAGTACCGGCTGAAATGCGTCCGCCAAACCCTGGGGCACACTCCGCTCATCGCCGGGGACAATGCCTGGAAACGCCTCCTGCCCGGCGACGGCTCCTGGCGCTACCACCCCACGCTCAATTACTACGGAGAACTTCCGGCCTTCTACCCCAGCTCCACGATCAGCTTCAACTGCACCAGCCTGCAGATGAAGGGAGCGGTGAACCAGCGGGTCTTCGACGTGCCCGCCTGCGGCGGGTTCCTGCTCACCGATCACCGCGAGCAGATGGAAAGCCTGTTCTCCCCGGGCTCGGAAATAGCTATATATAATGATACGGATGAAATTCCCCACCAGCTGGAACGCTACCTCCAGGACCGGGACAAGCGACGAGCCATGGTCGAAAGGGCCCGGAAACGCATCCTGGCCCGCCACACCTACCAACACCGCATTCAGGAGCTCTGCCGCATCATGCGCGAGACCTTTTCGTGA
- the tsaB gene encoding tRNA (adenosine(37)-N6)-threonylcarbamoyltransferase complex dimerization subunit type 1 TsaB produces the protein MTSADNAQTAPGLLLVLNGCEERLQFALGRTRPDGGHDLLASRQWTVPGQSVKYLVPGVAGTLESLALGPEHIHRIACTRGPGSFTGMRLVLAAAMGLAAGGNLQVAGLDYLPLLASGPMQLLEGTLHVLTYARRGQVYVQSFDSSGGAPLCPPRAVKIDEAVEHVRAHDPHAALMGTGLRKNPEAIAALLADMPSLRALDALWDNPTPETLLTQAEAASFATGDIEPMYLRASDAEDNLPQIAAKRGIDPEEAKKKLPKYL, from the coding sequence ATGACATCCGCAGATAACGCACAGACCGCCCCGGGCCTGCTCCTGGTGCTCAACGGCTGCGAGGAGCGGCTCCAGTTCGCCCTGGGAAGGACCCGCCCGGACGGCGGCCACGACCTGCTGGCCTCGCGCCAGTGGACCGTGCCCGGCCAGTCGGTCAAATATCTGGTGCCCGGCGTTGCCGGGACCCTGGAAAGCCTGGCCCTGGGGCCGGAACACATCCACCGCATCGCCTGCACGCGCGGCCCCGGCAGCTTCACGGGCATGCGCCTGGTGCTGGCCGCGGCCATGGGCCTTGCCGCAGGCGGCAACCTGCAGGTGGCCGGCCTGGACTACCTCCCGCTGCTGGCCTCCGGCCCCATGCAGCTGCTGGAAGGCACCCTGCACGTGCTCACCTATGCCCGGCGCGGGCAGGTCTACGTCCAGTCCTTCGACAGTTCCGGCGGTGCGCCCCTGTGCCCGCCCAGGGCGGTCAAGATCGACGAAGCAGTGGAGCATGTGCGCGCCCACGACCCGCATGCGGCGCTCATGGGCACGGGCCTGCGCAAGAACCCCGAGGCCATTGCCGCCCTCCTGGCGGACATGCCCTCCCTGCGCGCGCTGGACGCCCTCTGGGACAATCCAACGCCCGAAACCCTGCTTACCCAAGCCGAGGCCGCTTCGTTCGCCACAGGCGACATAGAGCCCATGTATCTGCGCGCCTCGGACGCCGAGGACAACCTGCCCCAGATCGCCGCCAAGCGCGGTATCGATCCCGAAGAAGCCAAGAAGAAGCTTCCCAAGTATTTATGA